From the genome of Ailuropoda melanoleuca isolate Jingjing chromosome 5, ASM200744v2, whole genome shotgun sequence:
aattaagacaacTAGGAGATGAGATCAGGGAACAGCATTCTGCCTCCATAATTCCTATCTCCCATCCCATCGCTGCCTCTTGACTCCCATCCTCAACTTCCAAATTTCAGCCCCAGTGGTAGGAAGTGAAAGGCTTTAAAAGAGGGAGTGAAAGGCTTTTAAAAGCTTGTCAGCCAGGCCCCTTCTCAGTCAGTTGTTCTTTGACTGGGGACAGAGATAAGGGACAGAAGTTCTAGGCTTGAGCTTTTCTCAAGCCAGTAGTCATCTTGGAGTACCTGGAACTCAAAAGGTCCTCACTCACTGCCCCCACCATTGTTGGTGTCTCCCTACTCCTTCCCCCAGATGTGGATGAGTGTAGCATCAACCGCGGAGGTTGCCGCTTCGGCTGCATCAACACTCCTGGCAGCTACCAGTGTACCTGCCCAGCGGGCCAGGGCCGGCTGCACTGGAACGGCAAAGATTGCACAGGTGGGCAGCACCCTCTGCTGGCCAGAGCTGGCACTGCACTTCGGGGGTGGGAATTGGGGTCCTGGAAATGGGGTCCTTCCACACTGAGGAAGCTGTGAGGTAGTAGGGAAGAATGTAGTCATTTGAGTTAGAAACATGAAGTTTCTGGTAAAGAATCCCCTCATCGGTCTCTGTTTACCNTTCGGGGGTGGGAATTGGGGTCCTGGAAATGGGGTCCTTCCACACTGAGGAAGCTGTGAGGTAGTAGGGAAGGAGAATGTAGTCATTTGAGTTAGAAACATGAAGTTTCTGGTAAAGAATCCCCTCATCGGTCTCTGTTTACAATCACAGTTCTGTAGGTAGCTAATTCTCTTCTTCCAAATCAGTGAAcagtggaggagggtgggagaggaaggcccTCTCCTCCTCaggtctctctccccttcctagAGCCAGTAAAGTGTCAAAGCAGTCCCGGTGCCTCGAAAGCCATGCTCACCTGCAACCGGTCTGGCAAGAAGGACACCTGTGCCCTGACCTGCCCCTCCCGGGCCCGGTTTTCGCCAGGTACACAGAGGCAGTTGCTGTAGGGCTGGCAGGGAGGAAAGGCTGGCTGTGCAGGGAGCTCTTCTGCTTCCCTTGCATTACTCCAACCAGTAGGTGTTGGGGGGGGCGGGTCAGAGCTGTGACAGCCCCCTTCTCTCAGAGTCTGAGAATGGCTTCACGGTGAGCTGtggcacccccagccccagggccgcTCCAGCCCGAGCTGGCCACCCCGGGAACAGCACAAACGCCAACCACTGCCATGGTGAGCACCAGCCCAGAGGCCTTGTTCCCACTTTACTCTCTTGCTTAGTAACCCCTATTTCTCTTCATCAATCCTCCTGGCCTTACTTCTTCCTGGATTCCCTTCCTTGCTGTTATTCGTCAGTCCTTCTgccttgctccctctgcccctaacatATGATTCCCCTGGCTTTCATAATCCTTCTCCAGCCAAGCCCCTGGCTTATTGCCCAGCTTCTCAGTACCCTCCACAGCAGTTCCCACCCCCAGGGGGCCCCCAGGCTGTGCTGAGCTTCTCCCATCCCTCTAGAGGCTGCAGTGCTGTCAGTTAAACAGCGGGCCTCCTTCAAGATCAAGGATGCCAAGTGCCGTCTGCACCTGcgaaacaaaggcaaaatggaGGAGGCCAGCAGGACCCTGGGGCAAGGTCTGGACTGGGGCCCCTACCCCAATGGGTTGTCTGGCCACCACACCTTTcccacccctctgctcctctgcttaTTAGCGAGATCTCCAAAAACCCACTGGCGTCATGAACTCTGgacagagcaggggaagaggctcTTGTAGGCATAGGGCCCAAGGAAGTCCTGGGGTATCCCCCCACCAAATAATTGGTATCCTACATTAAAAGTGAACTGAGATAGTTGCGGAGATCTGGTTAGGTCTGTCTGGGTTGGGGTGGAACAGTGAGAGCTGAGAGAGAGAACTTTCTCTCCCCAGGGAGCACCCCTGGGGTTGACAAGACCTCTCCCCCAGGTGGTGCCCCCTGCTCTGACTGCCAGGTCACCTTCATCCACCTCAAGTGTGACTCCTCTCGGAAGGGCAAGGGCCGGCGGGCCCGGACCCCTCCAGGCAAGGAAGTCACTAGGCTCACACTGGAACTGGAGGCAGAGGTCAGAGCCGAAGAAACCACAGGTGGGACTGGGGGCACTGTTGGGAGAAGGGTGGAAAGCAAGGGGTCAGAGGTAGGGAAACCACGTGTCTCGGGAGCAAAAGGAAGGGGCAACCCAGTACTAAGGGCAGACCCCGACTAACACCAAGCCAGAGTCTCTTACCATGCCCCTCCCAGCTCCTAGCTTTGCTCCCTGCCCTCTTACCATGCCCCTCCCAGCTCCTAGCTTTGCTCCCTGCCCTCTTCCCATGCCCCTCCCAGCTCCTAGCTTTGCTCCTGCCCTCCTGCTCATAgccactttctcttccttccctgattCATACCATCATCTACCACCAGCTACCTGTGGACTCCCCTGCCTCCGACAACGAATGGAACGGCGACTGAAAGGGTCCCTGAAAATGCTTAGAAAGTCCATCAACCAGGACCGCTTCCTGCTGCGCCTGGCAGGCCTTGATTATGAACTGGCCCACAAGCTgggcccaggagctggggagcGAGCTGAGCTGGCGGAGGCCTGTAGGCCTGGACAGCACCGCACTGGGGCTAAGTGTGGTAAGGGAACTTGCTGGGGAAAAGGGGAACAGGGGAGTGGGTTAGGCCCAACCTGGGCCTGACTCAGAGCAGGACACTTTACGGCCTCAGTTGTACCTCAAACTGTGAGGCAGCCAAGACCCTCCTGCCTATCATCCCCCCCTCCCTGGTCCCAGGCTGAAACCTAGAGGGGTATCATGTCCAGAGGGGCCACCAACCCTCCCGTAGCGGGCTTTGGCCTCTGATCTTCCCAAGCAGGATTCTGTCTATTCCCAAAGAGATTCTCCTTGAAtctgggggagtgggaagggggatCTCAGGCCTGGGTGGCGGGAAATAGGGGGGTGGGTGGCTAGCGCGGCCGACTCTCCCTCAGTCAGCTGCCCGCAGGGAACGTATTACCACGGCCAGACGGAGCAGTGTGTGCCATGCCCAGCGGGCACCttccaggagagagaagggcagcTCTCGTGTGACCTTTGCCCTGGGAGTGATGCCCACGGGCCTCTCGGAGCCACCAACGTCACCACATGTGCAGGTGCCAGGGGAACAAACAATACAGAATGGGGTAGGGTGGGCACTGGGACGCCCACGGGCATGGGATCTCCCAAGGGCAGGCCCAGGCTCCAGAGCACTCTCCTCATCAACATCCCGTTTATGTGCCTCTGTCCCTGAGACTGGGTAATCCTGTGGGGATGAACAAGACCATCCCCATCAGAGTTGGGCCCTTGATTCATTGCAGGTCAGTGCTCGCCTGGCCAGTACTCTGTAGATGGGTTCAAGCCCTGCCAGCCATGTCCACGTGGCACCTACCAACCTGAAGGAGGACGGACCTTGTGCTTCCCATGTGGTGGGGGCCTCACCACCAAGCATGAGGGGGCCATCTCTTTCCAAGACTGTGACACCAAAGGTGAATGGGCTACTCACTTGGGGATTTCCCAACTTGAACTATTTCCAAAAAATTCTCTAAGTCCTCAAAATAAACCTAAATATGTTCCCCACTATCTTCCCCAGACTGGGAAGGGCCGAGCTGCCTGACCCACCATACCACCCTGTTCAGAGGACGCATCCTGACCCTTACCAGTCCCAAGTCTAGGAATTAAGGAATAAATAACAGTCCCATTTACTCCTCTGCTTTGGAGAACTGGTAGCACATTCCTCTCAATACTACAAATGAGTTTCTATAGGTTTGGCACGATGCTCAGTGCCTGAAAGAAAAGGACCGGCCCAGTAACTGACCAGTCTGTCAAGTTTGTTTTTCCCTAGGCTTAAATTCTGACATGACTAGGAAAGGCTGGGACTCTGGAAAGAATTGGGGTCTCTTCAGTCTCTTGCTTCTCCAGGATGCATGTGTCCTGCTCATCCGATGCCCCAGAACTCCCACTTGCCTATCTTAACTCCTACCTTTCCCCCTTGCCTGCAGTCCAGTGCTCCCCTGGTCACTACTACAACACCAGCATCCATCGCTGTATCCGCTGTGCCATGGGTTCCTATCAGCCTGACTTCCGTCAAAACTTCTGCACCCGCTGTCCAGGAAACACAAGCACTGACTTTGATGGCTCCACCAGCGTGGCCCAGTGCAAGAGTATGTGGCAGGCCAGGTGGTGGAAAAAGGGGTAGAGAGGCCTGGGAACAATGGCCATGGGAAGAGGTTGGGGGTGGGATAAGTAAACCCACAGGGAGCAAGGCTAGGGAGTGGTGGGCAGGAAAGTCCCACCCCCCATCTCTCCCAACCCACTCAATCCCAAGACCAGTTGCTGGCCCCGTGGCACCGTCTCGCTGGACACAGGTAATGGGGAGCCAGAGACGTGAAGTGAGATGAGAAGGTACTaaaagggtgggaaggaaggtggACCCAGAACTTGGAAAAGAGATGATGAACCAGGAAGGTGGCTGCCTACACGTTTCTGATTTCCACTTCAAAATGCTTCAACATCCCATTTCCCCACtgacttcccttctctttcttgctgtctttcttgCACCTGGGTTTGCATACAGATCGCCAGTGTGGTGGGGAGCTCGGTGAGTTCACTGGCTATATCGAGTCCCCCAACTACCCAGGCAACTACCCAGCTGGCGTGGAATGCATCTGGAACATCAACCCCCCACCCAAGCGCAAGATCCTTATTGTGGTACCCGAGATCTTCCTGCCATCTGAGGATGAGTGTGGGGATGTCCTCGTCATGAGAAAGAACTGTGGGTAGCTGCAGAGCTGGGCCAGGGAAGGGCAGTTCAAATCTggttgggagggagagagacagagagaagatgggTACAGGAAGAACTGGGATAGCTAGAAGGGAGGCCTTGGGAGGAGAGAAGCTAACAAAGGAAAATAGCAACGAATGCTCTATGTTTGGAGGAGAGCAGAGTTAAGAAAGCCAGCATTGGGTTTAGAACTCCAATAGTGTTACACATGTCACTTTCCTGTTCTAGCATTTTTGCTGTTCCATTCATTTAAATGTCAAATTTCTTACACTCTGTAAGCACCCGGACGTCAAAGAGGAGTTGTGGAGCAAGCagagggtggtgggagaggaTATGTGTATGCTGGAGGGTGGGCGGGGGGTGCATGCACAGGGGAGAGCCTCTGTCTGCATGACTCCTTCCCCCTACGGCCCTCCTGCATGAGGGCTTGAGTAGCCTGCCCTGCTGTTCTCCTGACCTGCTCCTTgcttcccagcctccccatccTCCATTACCACCTATGAGACCTGCCAGACCTATGAGCGGCCCATTGCCTTCACGGCCCGCTCCAGGAAGCTCTGGATCAACTTTAAGACGAGCGAGGCCAACAGTGCTCGTGGCTTCCAGATACCCTATGTTACCTATGATGGTGAGCAAGGGCAGGAATgccagggaggtgggtgagaAAGGTGAGGTTCATGAGTCttaggagggagcagggggagaaggaagagtttCCACTCCTAAACTGCTCCCCTTGGTTGATTTTGCAGAGGACTACGAGCAGCTAGTAGAAGACATTGTTCGCGATGGCCGGCTCTATGCATCTGAAAACCACCAGGAGATTTTAAAGGCAAGTGAACATGCACTACAATAAGAACAGCCAGCATTTAACAAGTCTGTGAAAATGTGCAGGCAGTAGGCTGAGGGCTTACAGGAATATTCCCACTTGATACACACAAGAGCTCTATGAAATAGGTACTTTCATCATTCCCACTTTAtgcataagaaaactgaggcacagagttaCAGAACATGCCCAGTGCGTCCAAGCCCATCTGACTTCAGGGTCCCTCACACTACCTTACACTGTGGcggaagaggaaggaagatgagACGAAATGTGCCCTACTGCTTGCACCAAGAAATAGGGGGAAAATGAGGTCAGAAAGATGCTTCTGCATaagtccctcccttccctgcctccctcctcagtTTCCACAGAAAAGGAGATCTAGCACAGCATTTCTCAGACTTAATTCAGCACAAcctattttaaaggaaaagaaatgttaacCAACATTGACGAATAAACTAGACCCCCCTGGGTCTGTGGATCCCAGTTTGAGAAAATCTTACTTAGGAAGCTACAGTCCTAGCCACAGTATTATCCTTCATAAATTATCAATGCAAGAACAAGTTTTATCTTTATGATTACTAATATTATCATCAAAATAAGAGACACGATGACAAAAATGTCCTAGAACTTGCAGActacaaagaaaatcatttcaGCAGTGCTTTTTGGACATGTTTCAAAGCATCTGAACTCCAGTGCATAAAGTAGTAGGGCTGTTTTGATTAAAGCGGGGGTGAGGGGCTGGAAGCCAGAAGACCTGAGTCTCagtgcacagtgcctggcacctagtaggctCTCCATAAACCATCTTGACGTTTTCAGACAGaatggtcaggaaaggcctcttaagcagagacctgaatgagGTAAAGGGCTACCCATGAGAAGATCAGGAAAAGAGCACTTCAAGCCGAGAAGCATGGGAGCGGTGTGGCATGTTTGAGAACCCTGAGAAAGCCAGGGGAGCTCAGCAGAGTAAGAAAGTCAAGGGGGGCTGGAGGACAGAGAGCAGGGTACAGATCACGTCCAGCCCATGGACCATACAAAGAACTGGGCTTtactaaatgaaaagagaaaccagagaagGGTTTTGAATAGAAAAGGGACATGATCTAATTAAGAACCGAGAAAGTCACTCTGGCTCCTGTGGTGGAGGACAGTCTGTAGAGGGACAAGGGTAGGTGGAAGCAGGCAGCAGGGAAGCAGGGCAGAAGGCTACCGCAAGTTGTccaagtgagagatgatggtggcctgTGGAGGTTGTGGGAAATGCTCAGACGccatatatattttgaaggtagaatcaACAGGATTTGCTGTGGTTGTGGGCaagagagaggagtcaaggatgactccaaggaCTGGGAAGTGAGCAATGGAAGGAGGAAGCTGCCAGGGACAGAGCTGTAAGATTCTAAAGGAGGAACAGATGGTGGGGATGGAAATCCAGAGCTCACCTCTGGGCATGCCTAGTCAACATCAAGAGGGGCTGGTTCTGAGTCGAGGCTGGTGtccctctttcccacccccactgctGAGGCTGACATTGCCACCTCTGCAGGACAAGAAGCTCATCAAGGCCTTCTTCGAGGTGCTGGCCCACCCCCAGAACTACTTCAAGTACACAGAGAAGCACAAGGAGATGCTGCCAAAATCCTTCATCAAGCTACTCCGCTCCAAAGTTTCCAGCTTCCTGAGGCCCTACAAATAGTGTCCCTAAGCCCAAGACCCAGGTTTTAAAGCCCCCAGACTCCTTAGCCTTCAGAGccggcagcccccacccccagatgaggaactctctcctctctttctttttggaggaaaaaaatcactatagACCAAGcactcttcctttctgtctctctagctTCCTTTCCTATCtctacctttctctttctccctctctctttactGTGGTCCCTCTTCCTACATGCTCCCTGGAAAAGCCATTACGTGCTGGCTCTAGTACCCCTGAGGGGTGAAAGAACAgtgtccccttccccttcccagccACACTGCCCATTTTACCAGCTCACATCCCTAGCCTCATCAGCTTGCAGGGGCTAGAGGCCCATGAAGGAAGTGGGTCTAGTGGGgaatggggcggggggagaagggcTTCTGCCATTATTGGGTTGTGCCTTGCTAGTCAGGAGCCAAAATGTCCCCTGGCTGTGCCCCCCAGGGTGATTCTAACAACCCAGGGTTCTGCCAAAGAAGCCTTTGATTTACAGGCTTAATGCCACCATTGGTCTTTGGGAGACGTGGCTCGAGCCCCGGACTGCCCACACAGCTGGCTTTTTTGTCTATACagctcctctccttcttcccccatATGTCTGCTTGGGGTCCAATCCATGAGCGCTTACAAAAGGCCCATACCACTGGGCTAGTGGACACCAGCAGAATGAGGAAAAGCAGCAGGCATTACCATGTTGAATGTTCGCTGTCACTCCCCAGCAGAAAGACTATAGCTCTGCAGGACAGAAACCAGGTTTTAAagcatcaccaaaaaaaaaaaaaaaaaaaaaaaaaaaaaaaaaaaaaaaaaaaaaaaaaaaaaagaagaagaagaagaacaagaacaagaagaaggagaaaaagaaagaaagagaaaatgtatcaTCTAAAGGACTAGACTACAGAACAATTGGAAGCCAGCCTCAAACACCAATCCCTTTTCTTACTTGTCTTCCTGGCCCAGCCATCTCCTCACCCCTACCTGAGTGCTCCCTGGGGGAGCCCTACTCCCCTTGCTAAGTGTTGTCCTTAAAGAAACATGGCTGCTGACCAGAAGCCAGCCTGGGCCTTGCCCCAGCATTGTCTTTCCCTTGTAGCCCCAGATGGCTTGAGGGCTCCACCAAAGAGGACCCTGCTCTGCAACCAGCCCAGAGCCACCTACCTCTGGCCCCAGGCTGTGGGCAGCAAGAGGAATGTGTGCACACTTGGCGAGCCTTCTGCCCACCCTGTCCACATCTAATAAGTGCAATCATTTTGAGTCTTCCTATGTTGTCTAGAGggaggggtttttgttttctggttttgttttttgtttttgtttctttttcctctattaGAACAAGCCTATTTATAGCTGCCCAAGAGAGAAGAGTGTATGTTtgaagtggaagaaaaaaggTTTTGAATCTCGTAAACCTTGAGTGCTGAAGCATCTGATCTGTCTCTGCTCCCCCACCAGTGGCCATCCAGATCTCTGGAGCCCTCAGCCGGGGGAACCCAGAACTGTAGCTCAGAGGCACCTGATGTGTAGGAGTAATTCTGGGGACTTgatggagcaggaaggagagggacctGTGTTTGCTAAACCGATCCTGCCATCCCTATGCCTCTCCATGGATTCAGCATGGACCTCACAACTGTAGAGGCCAATGGAACTGGTCAGTGATTCTCCACCCCCAAGTAGGGAAAGCCTCCATCTTTTCCCTGCCTTCATCCTGTTTTCCCCTGGTGTACACATGGAAGAGGATCGGGACAAACCCCCCTGGGGATGGGCTGACTCAGGGCCCTGAGGCCAGAAACAAAGCTATGGGAACCAAGAATAAGACAGTTATCCAGGCATGAAGTTTGCCTGACCTTGGCCACTCTGCCTACCCCTACCTGTTTGCCATTCCCTCTGGGAGTTGACTTCAAGCCTAGCTTCCTCCACTACTGCTTTTCAAAAGGAAGAATCAAGTCCATACCCAAGCCCCATCCTGCATACATTCTACCCTCACTCCACTGCTGCCTAtaagtttattttccatttgctccTTATACTTCCCCCAAAGCTGTAGTTCTATTCAGTCAAAGGCTACCAATTAACTTCTAGGGTTCATTTCGAAGTGACTGTCCCAGGTGACTGCTCCCCCAGGAGAGTTGACACTAAATAAAGAAGATTGCACCATCCCCTCACTCCCTAATCAGTAGCATTCACCAGCCAAAGAGAGCCTTAGTCAGTAGGTAGCCAAGGTCAAAGCTAGTTCCCTTGACTTCCATTAGCCAACACCCCCGGCCCTTGGCAGTAGAGTATCTGGCCTCCTTTGTCTCTCTGAGTCAAAGATGACTCTGCTATACAGATACAAAATGGCTGCTTCCATACAAGAAAATGGTAATTTAATAGAAGTATCCACACTTCCTAGGAAATGCCATGAAAACTGCTTTAATCCACTCTGACCATCCTAATTCTCCACCAGAAGCTAGGATAACTTTCTGATTCTCTCCCTACCATTGCATCTCTCTTAGAAAACTAAGCAGGGTACTTCCAAATTTATGTCTTCAGGGTTTGGCTTCTTGCTATCCTCCTTTCCTGTCACCCCctacatacacataaacatattTCCTCCAATAATTTATTCCATGGTTTCTGGAAACTGCAAATGATTTCCACAGTATGGAAAGTACAGACCACTAGGATTCTTAACTGATGTCAAGACAGATCTTGGTGAGCAGGCAAAGACCTGCTAATGTCCACCACGTTTAGTTTAGGTCGTCCAAGTTGGGGGTTAACAATCCAGGCAAAGCTACTTCTGAACCTATGGAGGAAGCCAGTCCTGGAGCATCAAACCAGGGGTTAAGTGGACTGAATGAGAAGTCAACACTCAGGGACTCTCTAGGCCTTTACAGGTCAGACCAGTGTAAGAAAGGAACTAGATGGTGTAAATGGGAACCCTTCATGAACCAGTCCCGAGGCCTCTCTGCAGGATGGGGGTGTTTACAGGGCCACAGTACTGTGAGGCTTCATTTATCTTAGTACAAAACCTGCCCTGATCTGAGTCTGGGAATGGGAAGCCATTTCTGCAAGGACTCTGAGCGCCAAGTGAAGCACATCAGAAAGGCACTTAAATCCTCAGCAACATGGCAATCCCTTTCTACTtctttgcctccctctttctgtATTATTAGGCCTGGTCCATTTCCTAAACCTGAGGGAACTCTC
Proteins encoded in this window:
- the SCUBE3 gene encoding signal peptide, CUB and EGF-like domain-containing protein 3 isoform X2, whose protein sequence is MGSGRVPGLCLLVLLVHARAAQHSKAAQDVDECVEGTDNCHIDAICQNTPRSYKCICKSGYTGDGKHCKDVDECEREDNAGCVHDCVNIPGNYRCTCYDGFHLAHDGHNCLDVDECAEGNGGCQQSCVNMMGSYECHCREGFFLSDNQHTCIQRPEEGMNCMNKNHGCAHICRETPKGGIACECRPGFELTKNQRDCKLTCNYGNGGCQHTCDDTEQGPRCGCHVKFVLHTDGKTCIETCAVNNGGCDSKCHDAATGVHCSCPVGFMLQPDRKTCKDIDECRLNNGGCDHICRNTVGSFECSCKKGYKLLINERNCQDIDECSFDRTCDHICVNTPGSFQCLCHHGYLLYGVTHCGDVDECSINRGGCRFGCINTPGSYQCTCPAGQGRLHWNGKDCTEPVKCQSSPGASKAMLTCNRSGKKDTCALTCPSRARFSPESENGFTVSCGTPSPRAAPARAGHPGNSTNANHCHEAAVLSVKQRASFKIKDAKCRLHLRNKGKMEEASRTLGQGGAPCSDCQVTFIHLKCDSSRKGKGRRARTPPGKEVTRLTLELEAEVRAEETTATCGLPCLRQRMERRLKGSLKMLRKSINQDRFLLRLAGLDYELAHKLGPGAGERAELAEACRPGQHRTGAKCVSCPQGTYYHGQTEQCVPCPAGTFQEREGQLSCDLCPGSDAHGPLGATNVTTCAGQCSPGQYSVDGFKPCQPCPRGTYQPEGGRTLCFPCGGGLTTKHEGAISFQDCDTKVQCSPGHYYNTSIHRCIRCAMGSYQPDFRQNFCTRCPGNTSTDFDGSTSVAQCKNRQCGGELGEFTGYIESPNYPGNYPAGVECIWNINPPPKRKILIVVPEIFLPSEDECGDVLVMRKNSSPSSITTYETCQTYERPIAFTARSRKLWINFKTSEANSARGFQIPYVTYDEDYEQLVEDIVRDGRLYASENHQEILKDKKLIKAFFEVLAHPQNYFKYTEKHKEMLPKSFIKLLRSKVSSFLRPYK
- the SCUBE3 gene encoding signal peptide, CUB and EGF-like domain-containing protein 3 isoform X1 is translated as MGSGRVPGLCLLVLLVHARAAQHSKAAQDVDECVEGTDNCHIDAICQNTPRSYKCICKSGYTGDGKHCKDVDECEREDNAGCVHDCVNIPGNYRCTCYDGFHLAHDGHNCLDVDECAEGNGGCQQSCVNMMGSYECHCREGFFLSDNQHTCIQRPEEGMNCMNKNHGCAHICRETPKGGIACECRPGFELTKNQRDCKLTCNYGNGGCQHTCDDTEQGPRCGCHVKFVLHTDGKTCIGERRLEQHVPPQAVSNETCAVNNGGCDSKCHDAATGVHCSCPVGFMLQPDRKTCKDIDECRLNNGGCDHICRNTVGSFECSCKKGYKLLINERNCQDIDECSFDRTCDHICVNTPGSFQCLCHHGYLLYGVTHCGDVDECSINRGGCRFGCINTPGSYQCTCPAGQGRLHWNGKDCTEPVKCQSSPGASKAMLTCNRSGKKDTCALTCPSRARFSPESENGFTVSCGTPSPRAAPARAGHPGNSTNANHCHEAAVLSVKQRASFKIKDAKCRLHLRNKGKMEEASRTLGQGGAPCSDCQVTFIHLKCDSSRKGKGRRARTPPGKEVTRLTLELEAEVRAEETTATCGLPCLRQRMERRLKGSLKMLRKSINQDRFLLRLAGLDYELAHKLGPGAGERAELAEACRPGQHRTGAKCVSCPQGTYYHGQTEQCVPCPAGTFQEREGQLSCDLCPGSDAHGPLGATNVTTCAGQCSPGQYSVDGFKPCQPCPRGTYQPEGGRTLCFPCGGGLTTKHEGAISFQDCDTKVQCSPGHYYNTSIHRCIRCAMGSYQPDFRQNFCTRCPGNTSTDFDGSTSVAQCKNRQCGGELGEFTGYIESPNYPGNYPAGVECIWNINPPPKRKILIVVPEIFLPSEDECGDVLVMRKNSSPSSITTYETCQTYERPIAFTARSRKLWINFKTSEANSARGFQIPYVTYDEDYEQLVEDIVRDGRLYASENHQEILKDKKLIKAFFEVLAHPQNYFKYTEKHKEMLPKSFIKLLRSKVSSFLRPYK